GGGGGAGAATGTGCACcatggagctttttttttttttaattttaactaaaagatAAACGAAATTTTGACGCTGCTTTTtcgcgataactttcgaaaacagtacagtacaaaaaaaaaaaaaaaaaaaatcattataaaattcagaaaagtatCTTTTCTATGATATCAGTGTTTTTATCGTataattagtttttctaaatttaatcaatttttaaaaaaatattcagtttttttaacaaGAGTCATAAGAATTATGAACGAGCATGAAATGTATCACGAATGATAGCCCAAAAAACAATTCTGAAAgaacacaaaaattattaataaaagccaCCGAACTGCCttcaatattaatacaaaaataatgaaacctataaaataatgaaatcaaacgttTGATCTGAACACAAACCATTATTTTCCAAGCAGATTTCAGGAAGACAAGACACATATTTACTTCATTCTGAGAAGAATCGGTAAGATTTTAAAGTAAAGCATACCATCAACAAgaagaaaatgacaaattttacaaCGTTTTGGTTAGTAATGAGATAACATTTTTAGCAGAATATatccattttttataactttcagcaagctgggaaaaaaataaaaaaaggggaaatgcataataaaatgagCAGTACAACAGAAATCTTCTAAAATAGCCTGAATTACGTATAATACtgatcaaaatctgaagctttataaatattttgctgaaaactctacgttaagttacataaaatatttaattgaaaatgttagcGATTGTAAATTGTGGTGAATAAGTCAAAGGCGGACAGTttattataaagatgaatgtgtgtttgtgCGTGTGTGGTGGTGTTAGCCCTCTATAAGTCAGTGCGTTTGAAATAAAGCTCCAAACCTAACATATATAGagtttagaagataaaaatgtttatagcgtaacaattttgaaaacaaattttaactagaattttaattttttttaaaactaagcgAAATTTTGTCTCTTTTCCGTaacaacttctaaaaatattacagcacaaaaatgattttttcatcatcttaaaatataacaaattatcttttcaatgataccaagtTTTTTTAACGTATAAAATAAGTCTCtatgaaaaaagcattttaaacatattttccaacaatttatttgataaaaaaaataaaaagtaatttgttcGGCCACGTcatgcattcataaaaaaataaacatgttgacaaaaattaaaagattaaattaactctCACTGCAACCTAAAcctagaaaagtttaatttttaacttgaatctgtattaaataaaacttatggTGAGTGAAAGGCACCAtccaagtgcaaagggttaactatttatttattcgcATTTTCCTATGATTGCCCTATATAAAATCACTAATTTTTAACAGGTCACTTGAATGCAATTGATGATATGGAATACTTCCgtaattccaataataataatggaataatcTTCCATTATTGAACTTCTGCTTCTGATCTGGTTCATCGATATTATCCCCAAATCTTTTCAGTTGACGATATGGCAAATAATCCATGTTTCATTCAATGTAGTGAACAATCCATATATAGAATCCACTCTTAAGTGGCTCATATAAGTAGACATAAAAACAgtttcaattaaaatactttaaatggcggggaaaactgtattttatgttgtttaaatcatttctcaaaaagttatgaaatttaactttttatacagCCGCTTGTTCCTatcagtcatatttagtaaaagtCTTGAAACTCTGACAAtaataatgaatcaatttttcagctattaaaatacttagacaatttttaattgtcaaattttattaactggacatttatttatttatattatattttagctattttagaCAAACTTTACAGATAATTTCAAGGCATTGAGACTTAGGACTTCgtttgcaaattgaaattatgcaccttaattattacttttcaaattgtcccttaaaataaatttgtatatggtCCACACTTAGGTTATACACTTATAATTAGGAAAATTTTCCATCATAAaacgatggaattttttttatcacatgtttttggaaattgacaaatttttacttaatatgacTGATAAAACCATATAAAATGATAGATTCCGtaactttttgagaaatatatttatcgaCTCGAAcaacgaaatataaatattctcgtcatttaaaacattttcccaCCTGAAACTATATGTCTACCTGTAGCGGTTTAGAAATTAGCCATTGAACAACAATAATAGTAGACACCcgttgaaaatgaatgtttttttttttttttttgtaggtacCATAAACAATTTCACACCTCTTGGCAGATTCAAACGAAAATTAGCATACAGTAACTAACCATTTAAATGTTTCTATGGTTTTTTCATTCGGGGTGTAAAACAGTTTTTACGACACAACTTATGAACAGGTTACtgcacaaacattatttttatatcaaaattaaagttatacaaaattaaaatggattaacCACAAGGATCTTTCATACCACATTGAAAAAAAGGATTCTATATATGGTTAAATACTTTCTCAAGAGCAATCATTTTTAATACCTGTAAAATAACTGATTTTACTCTGTTCTCATTGCAGTATAAGATCTCTTGTCTTAAACAGGACCATATCAGTCTTATTTTGAGACTCAATTATGTTATAAAAgagaatagtttttatttcttttaggtggAGCCGAGAAAAGATTTTGAGGTGCGATATAATATTGGTTAAGGTTTAGATCAAAGAATGGCAAAGTATgttaactgcattttttaaactcCTATTAACCAAAATAATGGGTCATTATAAATTCCCATTAttgaaaattcaacataaaatgagtaatttttataaagcctaccaaaattaaatatttattacatactgTCACTTAAAACCTCAACTTttacaaaaggatttttttttttttacaataaggaATAGTTCTTGAATCTGGTACAAGGGACTACCAGCTCATGTGAAATATATATCTGTTACTGGCTGCAAATCCCCCCCAATCTTTCTTTTACAGAATTTGGAGAGTCaagagataatataaattttcttttcccaTCAAGTGctgagaatttaaatatatttaactagtatgcataataaattaaatcccATAAAACCTTATAAGATTTCTATGAATAAGCTTCTTTTAACTCTCAATTTTGGCAATGAATTAAATGCTATAATCGAAAGAAAAGACTTAACAAAAATAGCAAGGTGtaaaaattccatgaaatattcaaatttaatatcttattttgtaACACTATGCAAGAGCTCAAGAATAATCAATTGCTGTCcactaatttaaaaaacatttttaaaataaaatttctcatttagaggttaaaaccaatttttttcccaagcaattactaaaaaataaaggatatagtaaaacatatcaaaaattcactgcaataattataaaaacatttttatttgccaTACTACTTTATACCTCAACAATGAGCTCCAACCACAATTTATTTGCAGGGCCcagcaattttaatttctatttaatataccGAGATCACATTGCATAACTGTAAGACAAGGAATTTTCACAAAGCCCAATTAGTGttagtttcaaataaaacttaattattcagGCAAACATTAAACATGTTATATCCAAATCGATATATTTTCGCACTTGTAGACATTAAATTCATATGAACTATTAAacatgcgattttttaaaaatcagtatctGATGTGATTTGGTACtcaaatacaagatttttttgaCGCATTCAAATCAAAGAATTAgccaattatttatatattaggcAACTTTGCAAACctacttgattttttaaactattgcatGAAAGAGCTTTGCTATTTGATAAGACTGAAAGATGGATTTAATTGAATTAGTCTACTATAAATTGTTCATCTAAATTAAAAAGTGGAGTCCTACTTCAGTTAATATCcaataagtatttttaagaatgaacatttttatagacaaatttgaatttcattgcagcaTTGTCACAGATTGTATATGAACTGAATTGAAAAAATTGCGCAGAAATATTAAAAGGTTTTACGATGATACAAAAACCATCTTGTAAGGTTCAGGAAGATATGAACATGAATATCCATATTTAAATTATGGAACTGAGttaatatcttgatttttttaaaatacagtacacGCTCAAGTGTCCGGTTTAATGTGTCAAAAGGGCAGaccgaataataaaaaaagccgGACTTCTATGAACTCGCTTCTTtacccaccaataccagaagacaaagtttttatatcaaaactcactATTGTAATATGCATTTCCTCACTtctgagtactaagccctccctTTGCCTCAAATCACATAGAATGTAAATTTACGAATTCTGTACATACCGttcagttataatcaggaacagcagCAACAATTGAGGTCAATTACTCACTAATGAAACAAAGAACAGAGCACTgttcttttcctgtcacaacttatACTTTGAGGAAAGACATACAAGAGAATTGTAATAGACTCTAACTTATAAGGccatcatttaattatattaaaagaaaattagtccAGATCACATGGAAACCAGATTGTTGCGAACCAAACAATAAAGAGTGTACTACATCTTTTCTCAATTTAACAGAAGTTTCGACAAGACAAGCCCTTCTagcattttcataaattaatcaagggtaatgttgatttaaaaaattagtataaaatattcagtaaaacaaTCTGAATGTTCATAACACAATATGCTTGTATTTCATGATTTCTATTGTATAAATTAGTGTTTTAtagaaattacttattttgaGAACAAATAGTTACTCCCCCTCCCCAATGTTTCAATAACTTGTACTAACCAAGCCATGAGCGAGAGTATTTTTGTTAGACAAGCTTGAAATTATTTCCCTTTTGTAAATAGTGTATTACCttatatttgatatatctaaCTACTGAGCATCATTTAAAAGCATTGCCAAAGCTCTAAAAAAAGGACACTTTATTTAATCAAACGCTTGTTTCATAttacatgctttttttaaaaacacagaaCTTGAGTTGCTTTCAGACACATCTAGTCTGACAAGCTGAGcagtataagaaaatataattacttattttagttAGGTTTAATCAACTTTCAatcaattgtttgaaaatttttactgacAAATGACCAGCAGGATAACAGAAGTAGGCACTGGGGAAAGTCTAACAGGAAAATTGATTCACATaacaagaaattttgatgaaaatacacATGTCCCCATTGCACGTCATAAGGCAGTGATTAATTTTTACAGGACATATCTACGAAGACAGGGAAGTTTTAACAAGTGCTTAAATagtattcaagaaataaaataatccacACCAACCTTAAGACAAAACTGTGCATAACAATAACTCAGAAgtaacaaaatacaaaaacacaatttaatttatttattactgatgAAGACATTTTTTTGTTGAAGGCTTAGTTCTAAATATTAATCTCGACAGAATGCATAATTTAGTTTAAGAATCATAACACATCACTTtgcttcaatataaaaaattatgttgcatcaacattaaaaaatgaagtaacaaAAACATGATAATAGTAACAAAGAGGCCCAACACTTCATATTCAAGTAACTTGAGTATTATCAGTCACAAGAACTGAATCCATTGTGATCAGAAAATCTATTGCAGCAAGGTGTAGAACTCCCAGCAGAGAAGACCAGGAGCACATCAATAGCTTCTATTGGGTTTTTTCCCCATccaattgtttgaatttttttcaaagaagcataatagaaaaaaattagcagGGAATGCTTAAttattacatgtatatatattttttttaaaaaaagcaagtacaaggaagaaaaaaaatgcttcccagtaataatgtttatattttattcattcatttaacttGCATTTTTGCAAGCGACAATAGCTTCTTCACCAACAGCTGACAGAACAGTAACCtgcaaaaggaaaattaaatgaatatacagTTATTTCATATATACATTACAGTATTTCTACTAGgaaggaattatataaaataacttacagatgtttactttaaaaaataaaaccttaaggaatgaaaaatagtttaacaCATGCAAAGAAAtcaattcattgtaaaattataattatcaaatatcgTAAATTCTCAATCTTAGATACAAAGCCAATTATATTTACAATCAAAGCAAGGATAATACATTGCAGAAAGAATAATTAAGACATCAATTCAACCATCTacaggaaaaattaatttacgtttACTTTAATAAAACGTAAGGCTTCTTAATATAAGATTTAtgcttaaatttcattataatatagttgatataaattatgaatgaatttacaCTGATTTAACACTGCACAAGCTTTAACTGATACAAAGGACACTTACTATTACTGTGATGTCTTCTTTACCAAACTCGTCACGTATTTTCTGTCCCAACTCTCCTTCTGGGAGTCGGAGATCATCACGTGTTTCACCTTTATCATTCATAAGTGTAACAAAACCATCATCACTAATGTCAATtagctgaaaaagaaatttcacactatctttatttttaagctactaatacattaatttttataaaccgAAGAATTCATCCTGATTTTAAGTTTACATTATAAAGATATTAAGGCCTCTTTTctggataaattaattattttattatctacaaCTATTATCAGCAAATATAAGATGAgcttttaaagttaatatttattaaactaaaaaatgcaatttctcataaaacatgaaatttagttGCATTATTAGAACATTAtggccaaaataaaaaaaattgtaaaaactaggaaaatgagaaaaacaaaataaaatttaaaaattcatttacttaaacAAATATACTTACTTGAAAGTCACAACGATTAACATTAGGTACATCTATATTATGTGTAGATGgacataaatcttcatatttcttattagtaaaaatatcaagTCCTACAAGATGtacctataaaataaaattttccttattacATGAGGATTATATggtactaaataaaaataagttagaaataaaaacattacaaaacagtaaaaatgacaattgttttctttctacactatttctgttttgtaattaaattgtaacaGTTTGTAACTAAAATGAATTAATCTTTCAAACAGAATTAACACTGGACAATATTTTAGTACTATTACAGATATAAACATTAATGCAATGACATGTTTTTGCTCAAAATAGAATCAACAGACATTCTTATCTCAGATTTATAAAAAGCCAACTAGAATCAAAGCATATTTCATCGTCAAGTGGTCAACAAAACAGCCCTTTTCATATTTCATGATAGctcaatattacaatatttatatgtatatatacatgcaatattttaaaattttagaaacttgatAAAGGAAAGGATTTaatagaagtataaaaaaataggtaaaagtgaattttagcgtgcacccagctgcgccaacaatgccaagtcgccaataaagatggcggacaaaataaacaaatactttcgcggaacagttacggttactatttcccgccatctaattag
The Argiope bruennichi chromosome 6, qqArgBrue1.1, whole genome shotgun sequence DNA segment above includes these coding regions:
- the LOC129971265 gene encoding eukaryotic translation initiation factor 5A-1-like, giving the protein MEGGEEDYTAANAGASATYPVQCSSLRKNGFVMLKARPCKIMEMSTSKTGKHGHAKVHLVGLDIFTNKKYEDLCPSTHNIDVPNVNRCDFQLIDISDDGFVTLMNDKGETRDDLRLPEGELGQKIRDEFGKEDITVIVTVLSAVGEEAIVACKNAS